In Desulfovibrio gilichinskyi, a genomic segment contains:
- a CDS encoding S24 family peptidase, with protein sequence MSFYFDLVEGMKNMIGQDKTFANPTQMAKACGVAPNQIIRYLKHERGKHIQVIAKVLDKIGAKIIFPAIGTDNEMGSFHHVPKVIARPSDGGGSLQADDTVENTYAFRLDWLTKKGNPDCMKLMAVTGESMAPRIEDGDHILVDESQKDLYEGRIYVVRIDQEIVVKRIAKEPGKILLMSDNPEAQPKKIEIDLKDPSLSWEPIGRVLYVSKDLR encoded by the coding sequence ATGAGTTTTTATTTTGATCTTGTTGAAGGTATGAAGAATATGATCGGTCAGGACAAAACATTTGCAAATCCGACTCAGATGGCTAAAGCCTGCGGAGTCGCTCCTAATCAGATTATCCGCTACCTCAAACATGAAAGAGGAAAACATATCCAAGTGATTGCAAAAGTACTGGATAAAATAGGCGCAAAAATAATATTTCCGGCTATCGGTACTGACAATGAAATGGGTAGTTTTCATCATGTTCCCAAGGTTATTGCACGCCCTAGCGATGGCGGAGGAAGCCTGCAGGCTGATGACACTGTAGAAAACACATACGCTTTCAGACTTGATTGGCTAACTAAAAAAGGAAACCCTGACTGTATGAAATTAATGGCAGTAACAGGTGAGTCCATGGCCCCGCGAATTGAAGACGGCGACCATATTTTAGTCGATGAATCACAAAAAGACCTATACGAAGGACGTATTTATGTTGTCCGTATTGATCAGGAAATAGTTGTAAAACGAATTGCTAAAGAGCCTGGGAAAATACTCCTAATGTCTGACAACCCGGAAGCACAACCCAAAAAGATTGAGATCGATTTAAAAGACCCCTCACTCAGCTGGGAGCCTATCGGCAGAGTTCTGTATGTCTCCAAGGATTTGCGTTAG
- a CDS encoding helix-turn-helix domain-containing protein, translated as MILGVVSNSLDFPDLNDKRVMSVEGLIRVLGHEGAERVIYFWGGMRVSVPNMDELQKIRLRERVKQAFDQGATPSQIAERFGVSVRTAQRMRNPSACVENDSKMI; from the coding sequence ATGATTTTGGGGGTCGTTTCAAACAGTTTAGATTTTCCTGATTTAAATGATAAGAGGGTAATGTCCGTGGAAGGTCTTATAAGAGTTTTAGGGCATGAAGGAGCTGAGAGAGTAATATACTTTTGGGGAGGAATGAGAGTCTCGGTACCAAATATGGATGAGCTGCAGAAGATCAGACTTCGCGAGCGGGTCAAACAGGCTTTTGATCAGGGGGCGACTCCTTCACAGATTGCTGAACGATTTGGTGTTTCGGTCAGAACTGCACAGAGAATGCGAAATCCTTCCGCATGTGTTGAGAATGATTCGAAAATGATATAA
- a CDS encoding sensor domain-containing diguanylate cyclase, with the protein MSNKKDCKPFKKSIKKYLLVTVVILAVAVWAISTYAEQYLLRVSKHESELTMNSCKQFNSWFELGVQDVSILSDLLETSLNKDVPLSSKLNEVAAMFTVFGSQRNICIQMRFFSTEGVELVRVNFKNGVSDRVYGDFSQSEGNREHLQNVLSLKNEVHVSSLDLNIDHSKAAFPHAPVVKFLKKVSGQGKTELGMVEISYSGRSLVNLLKSYAKDSFGDIFLLNGSGHWVIGLDNNYNLKFIKLEQFLLFARQFSAELDNSSSSPTGQFLNSNGLYTYGSVYEDWKIISYVAPGKLVAPRIWITIFLFTILFLWSGFLLWRKSIASSEKECISNALQESEKRFLDITDAAGEFIWETGPEGNFIFVTGRAEDILGYSAEELVGRSPFDFVDEESSWEVRKEFLDAAQERRPFNSLVSTFVNRDGHKLWLEFNGVPVLDSEGNVTGFRGATSDITAQRKTLQELQDREDMLQSISDSVQDALILLDDKGLVHFWNPAAEKIFGFSSDEMIGRDLRSCVWAEDNPDNPEVSPVQGGNGKGFFASHGSFTVNVRKKDGSVFPAEVLLSPLRRDASWWVVGTIRDVTERKEAEDSLRKLATTDPLTGLSNRRFFMEKAEEEVEKAKRYNRSLSLLMLDIDFFKKVNDTYGHDAGDDVLKALSVVGLKVLRNVDVFGRIGGEEFSILMPDTDLDGAVLAAERIRSEIEKANMQTRSGILTITVSIGAATVNERINTLELLLKAADLGLYAAKDAGRNQVKVQLSPDMTD; encoded by the coding sequence ATGAGTAACAAAAAAGACTGTAAGCCATTTAAAAAAAGTATAAAAAAATATTTATTAGTTACAGTAGTTATTCTGGCTGTGGCAGTCTGGGCTATTTCTACTTATGCAGAGCAATATCTTTTGCGTGTTTCAAAGCATGAATCTGAGTTGACAATGAATAGTTGCAAACAGTTTAACTCGTGGTTTGAACTTGGTGTTCAGGATGTAAGCATCCTTAGCGATTTGCTGGAAACCAGTTTGAATAAAGATGTACCATTGAGTTCTAAACTTAATGAAGTTGCAGCTATGTTCACTGTTTTTGGAAGCCAAAGAAATATTTGTATTCAGATGAGGTTTTTCTCAACAGAAGGGGTTGAGCTCGTTCGCGTCAATTTTAAAAATGGAGTATCCGATCGTGTTTATGGCGACTTTTCGCAGAGTGAAGGTAACCGTGAACATCTTCAGAATGTTTTAAGTTTGAAGAATGAAGTACATGTTTCAAGTTTAGATTTGAATATAGACCATAGCAAAGCTGCATTTCCGCATGCTCCGGTGGTCAAGTTTTTGAAAAAAGTGTCTGGTCAGGGTAAGACAGAACTTGGAATGGTTGAAATCAGTTATTCGGGGCGATCTTTGGTCAATCTGTTGAAATCCTATGCAAAAGATTCCTTCGGGGATATTTTTCTTCTTAATGGTTCAGGTCATTGGGTGATTGGTTTAGACAACAATTATAACCTGAAATTTATTAAGTTAGAACAATTCTTGCTGTTTGCAAGACAATTTTCTGCCGAGCTGGATAACAGTTCTTCCTCTCCGACTGGTCAGTTTTTAAATTCCAACGGCTTATATACGTATGGATCAGTATATGAAGATTGGAAAATTATTTCTTATGTCGCGCCGGGGAAACTGGTCGCGCCGCGTATCTGGATTACTATATTTTTGTTTACAATTCTTTTTTTGTGGAGTGGATTTCTGCTTTGGCGCAAATCTATTGCCAGTAGTGAGAAAGAATGTATTAGCAATGCCTTGCAGGAAAGTGAAAAAAGATTTTTGGATATTACAGATGCTGCGGGTGAATTCATATGGGAGACCGGGCCTGAGGGAAATTTTATTTTTGTAACCGGACGGGCAGAGGATATATTGGGGTATAGCGCGGAAGAATTGGTCGGCAGATCTCCATTTGATTTTGTTGATGAAGAGTCTTCGTGGGAAGTTAGAAAAGAATTTCTTGATGCTGCTCAGGAACGAAGACCATTCAATTCGCTTGTTTCCACATTTGTTAACCGTGACGGTCATAAATTATGGTTGGAATTTAACGGTGTTCCTGTTTTGGATAGCGAAGGTAACGTAACCGGTTTTCGCGGAGCTACCTCTGATATAACTGCACAGCGAAAAACTTTACAAGAGTTGCAGGACAGAGAGGATATGCTTCAAAGCATAAGTGATTCAGTTCAGGATGCTCTTATATTGCTGGATGACAAAGGTCTTGTTCATTTTTGGAATCCGGCTGCCGAAAAAATTTTCGGTTTTTCATCTGATGAAATGATAGGCAGGGATTTGCGTTCCTGCGTATGGGCTGAAGATAATCCTGATAATCCTGAGGTATCCCCTGTACAGGGTGGAAACGGAAAGGGATTTTTCGCATCGCATGGTTCTTTTACTGTAAATGTGCGTAAAAAAGATGGAAGCGTTTTTCCGGCTGAAGTCCTGTTATCACCGCTCCGAAGGGATGCAAGTTGGTGGGTTGTCGGAACAATCAGAGATGTTACTGAGCGCAAAGAAGCTGAGGATTCACTCCGTAAGTTAGCGACAACTGATCCGTTGACCGGGCTGAGCAATAGACGTTTTTTCATGGAAAAGGCTGAAGAAGAGGTTGAGAAAGCAAAAAGGTATAACAGAAGTTTATCGCTTTTGATGCTGGATATTGATTTCTTTAAAAAAGTTAATGATACCTATGGTCATGATGCCGGTGATGATGTCTTAAAAGCCTTATCTGTTGTTGGCCTTAAAGTGTTAAGGAATGTGGATGTTTTCGGTCGAATCGGTGGTGAAGAATTTTCCATTCTCATGCCGGATACAGATCTTGATGGTGCAGTTTTGGCGGCTGAAAGAATCAGAAGTGAAATTGAAAAAGCTAATATGCAGACAAGGTCAGGGATTCTAACAATAACGGTGAGTATCGGCGCGGCCACAGTGAATGAAAGAATAAATACTTTGGAACTCCTGCTCAAAGCGGCGGACCTTGGTCTTTATGCCGCAAAGGATGCAGGCAGGAATCAGGTGAAGGTTCAACTTTCACCTGATATGACCGACTAA
- a CDS encoding chemotaxis protein CheX yields MNVELAKPFIKATIDILSMMAMVTPKAGKPFVKKGNVASGDVTGVVGFTGSVNGSISISFEKKCAVNIVKNMLGDDIQDLMQDVKDAVGEITNMVSGQARAGLTEQGYKLQGSTPTVIIGDNHTITHVTTSPIMAIPFTTEYGEFTIEFCLD; encoded by the coding sequence ATGAACGTTGAACTGGCAAAACCATTTATAAAAGCAACCATCGACATTCTCTCTATGATGGCTATGGTCACCCCTAAGGCTGGTAAACCATTCGTAAAAAAAGGAAATGTTGCCTCGGGAGATGTAACTGGCGTTGTCGGATTTACCGGTAGTGTTAATGGAAGCATTTCGATATCCTTTGAAAAAAAATGTGCAGTTAATATCGTAAAAAACATGCTTGGAGATGACATTCAAGATCTTATGCAGGATGTTAAGGATGCCGTAGGAGAAATAACCAATATGGTCTCCGGACAGGCAAGAGCAGGTTTAACTGAACAAGGGTACAAGCTTCAAGGTTCTACTCCGACAGTTATCATCGGGGATAATCATACCATCACGCATGTAACTACTTCCCCCATTATGGCTATTCCGTTTACAACTGAATACGGGGAATTTACGATTGAATTCTGTTTAGACTAA
- a CDS encoding glutamine--tRNA ligase/YqeY domain fusion protein, protein MSDNITESTVPKNFIAAIIEKDNETGKYDGRVATRFPPEPNGYLHIGHAKSICLNFGLAKGFGGTCNLRFDDTNPSKEEVEYVNSIQEDVRWLGFDWDDRLFYSSDYFDKLYEFAVQLIKDGKAYVDSLSAEEIREYRGTLTEPGKDSPYRTRSVEENFDLFERMKNGEFADGEHLLRAKIDMSSPNVIMRDPALYRIRKVAHHRTGDKWCIYPMYDFTHCISDSLEKVTHSVCTLEFENNRPLYDWVLENLGIYRPQQIEFARLNLSYTVMSKRRLIQLVEEGHVSGWDDPRMSTISGMRRRGYPAAAIRNFCERIGVAKATNMVDFALLEFSVREELNAHSPRYMGVINPLKVVIENYPEDKTEEFEFQNNPEDPEAGTRMVPFSKVLYIERDDFMEDAPKKFFRLAPGREVRLRYAYYIKCTDVIKDESGEIIELRCTYDPDSKGGGSTDGRKVKGTLHWVSVAHAKEVEVRLYEHLFTKENPMDNKDGSDFKDHINPDSLRVLPKCYVEPILGDVQPGFKCQFERIGYFCVDKDSTPENPVFNRTSTLKDTWKKIEKKQNGK, encoded by the coding sequence ATGTCAGATAATATTACAGAATCCACTGTCCCAAAGAATTTTATTGCAGCTATCATTGAGAAAGATAATGAAACTGGAAAGTATGATGGAAGAGTTGCAACACGTTTTCCTCCTGAACCGAACGGCTATCTTCATATCGGACATGCTAAATCCATCTGTTTGAATTTCGGGCTTGCCAAAGGGTTCGGCGGAACGTGCAACCTCAGGTTTGACGACACTAATCCTTCGAAAGAAGAAGTCGAGTATGTCAATTCCATTCAGGAAGATGTTCGCTGGCTCGGCTTTGACTGGGACGACCGTCTTTTTTATTCATCAGATTATTTTGACAAGCTTTATGAATTTGCGGTTCAGCTCATTAAAGACGGCAAGGCTTACGTTGACAGTCTCAGTGCTGAAGAAATACGCGAATATCGAGGCACTTTGACTGAACCCGGCAAAGACAGTCCATATCGCACACGTTCTGTTGAAGAAAATTTTGATCTATTCGAACGGATGAAAAACGGTGAGTTTGCAGATGGTGAACATTTGCTTCGTGCTAAAATTGATATGTCTTCACCAAATGTCATAATGAGAGATCCTGCCTTATACAGAATACGCAAGGTGGCTCATCATCGCACCGGCGATAAGTGGTGTATCTACCCCATGTACGATTTTACCCATTGTATTTCGGATTCTCTTGAAAAAGTAACTCATTCAGTCTGTACTTTGGAATTTGAAAATAACCGTCCCTTATATGATTGGGTTCTGGAAAATCTGGGTATATACAGACCGCAGCAGATCGAATTCGCAAGGCTCAACCTCAGTTATACTGTAATGAGTAAACGCCGTCTGATTCAGCTTGTCGAAGAAGGACATGTATCCGGCTGGGATGATCCTAGAATGTCTACAATTTCCGGTATGAGAAGGCGGGGATATCCTGCGGCTGCAATCCGTAATTTTTGTGAACGCATCGGAGTTGCCAAGGCAACTAATATGGTTGACTTTGCTCTTCTTGAGTTTTCCGTCCGCGAAGAGTTAAATGCTCATTCTCCACGCTATATGGGAGTTATCAATCCCCTTAAGGTGGTCATTGAAAACTATCCTGAAGATAAAACAGAAGAGTTCGAATTCCAGAATAATCCAGAAGATCCTGAAGCCGGAACACGCATGGTTCCGTTTTCAAAAGTTCTCTATATTGAACGGGATGATTTCATGGAAGATGCGCCTAAAAAATTCTTCAGACTTGCTCCGGGACGTGAAGTCCGTCTTCGTTATGCTTACTATATAAAATGTACAGATGTTATTAAGGATGAAAGCGGCGAAATTATTGAACTGCGCTGTACTTATGATCCTGATTCTAAAGGCGGCGGGTCCACAGACGGTAGAAAAGTAAAGGGAACACTGCATTGGGTTTCTGTTGCTCATGCAAAGGAAGTTGAAGTTCGGTTGTATGAACACCTGTTCACCAAAGAAAATCCAATGGACAATAAAGATGGATCAGATTTTAAAGATCATATAAATCCTGATTCACTTAGAGTTTTACCTAAGTGTTATGTTGAACCTATTCTGGGTGATGTCCAGCCGGGATTTAAATGTCAGTTTGAAAGAATCGGTTATTTTTGCGTTGATAAAGATTCTACTCCTGAAAATCCTGTGTTTAACAGAACTTCGACTCTTAAAGATACATGGAAGAAAATTGAAAAAAAGCAGAATGGTAAATAA
- the hydF gene encoding [FeFe] hydrogenase H-cluster maturation GTPase HydF, translating into MSSDIDKGSRLAIAIAGRSNAGKSSIIRALSGVEGDEIIPVVEEDEMYPLTRTEIHPLGPVTIYDTDAHIPGDDKARLIKAALYSVDVAVVVTDESGITDEERAITTLLFERGIPCVMVFNKADIRRPSLADMEFCGSRGIRFVATSTVDGRGIERLKKSILALAPEENLLDPVLARDLIGKGDYVICAISDDSSSPKGRLGLPKSQVLREVLDVGGIAVLAKEGELFQTISGQKRRPALVIADWQAVKKVMDIIPEDVPLTTFPIIFARHKGNLEQLVHGANAIDLLKDGDRVLIVEACPHHPKAEDLGKEMIPARIADYSGKKITFESKTGCGLPLDLSGYRLVVHCGACMTDRADMLRRIRDCDRQQVPITNYGLAIAKVDGTLNRLIEPFFKEDVADKSVTTGKINVFRGSNSKAMHLVVPDEIYPEKAVPFNLMYLFGDIDITKKSIGFSSLPFARGGQQKIRKFVEKYGYCFYKWPGRVLGPDLGGLLEPDE; encoded by the coding sequence ATGAGTTCTGATATTGATAAAGGTTCCAGACTAGCCATTGCAATTGCCGGACGGAGTAATGCCGGTAAATCTTCAATAATTAGAGCTCTGTCTGGAGTTGAAGGGGATGAAATAATCCCTGTTGTTGAAGAAGATGAAATGTATCCTTTGACTAGAACTGAGATCCATCCGCTTGGGCCGGTAACTATTTATGATACTGATGCTCATATTCCGGGAGATGATAAGGCACGATTGATTAAAGCGGCCTTGTACAGTGTGGATGTAGCTGTTGTTGTTACGGACGAATCCGGCATAACAGATGAAGAACGGGCAATTACGACTCTCCTTTTTGAAAGGGGAATTCCTTGTGTCATGGTTTTTAACAAGGCTGACATAAGGCGTCCAAGTCTTGCTGATATGGAATTTTGCGGATCAAGAGGGATTCGGTTTGTTGCAACTTCAACAGTCGACGGGCGCGGAATAGAGCGTCTCAAAAAATCTATACTGGCGTTGGCTCCTGAAGAAAATTTACTGGACCCTGTCCTTGCCCGTGATCTTATAGGCAAGGGAGATTACGTTATTTGTGCTATTTCAGATGACTCGTCATCTCCTAAAGGGCGGCTCGGTCTTCCAAAATCTCAGGTTCTGCGTGAAGTTTTAGATGTCGGGGGAATTGCTGTCCTTGCGAAGGAAGGGGAACTTTTTCAAACTATTTCCGGCCAGAAAAGACGTCCTGCGCTTGTAATTGCCGATTGGCAAGCCGTTAAAAAGGTAATGGATATTATTCCTGAAGATGTTCCGTTAACCACTTTTCCTATTATTTTTGCCCGTCATAAGGGAAACCTTGAGCAGTTGGTTCACGGTGCAAATGCCATTGATCTACTGAAAGATGGCGATAGAGTTTTAATTGTTGAAGCTTGCCCTCATCATCCCAAGGCGGAAGATTTAGGTAAAGAAATGATTCCGGCTAGAATTGCGGATTATTCCGGTAAGAAGATAACTTTCGAATCCAAAACAGGGTGCGGACTTCCGCTTGATCTTTCCGGCTATCGTTTGGTTGTCCATTGCGGAGCCTGTATGACTGACCGTGCGGATATGCTCAGACGCATACGTGATTGCGACAGGCAGCAGGTTCCGATTACAAATTATGGACTGGCCATTGCGAAGGTTGACGGAACTTTGAACCGTCTAATTGAACCTTTTTTTAAAGAGGATGTTGCCGATAAGAGTGTTACAACCGGAAAAATTAATGTTTTCAGGGGGAGCAATTCAAAAGCTATGCATCTGGTTGTTCCTGATGAAATATATCCTGAAAAAGCAGTGCCTTTTAATTTGATGTACCTTTTCGGTGACATTGATATTACCAAGAAAAGTATCGGGTTTTCATCGCTTCCTTTTGCCAGAGGCGGACAGCAGAAGATTCGAAAATTTGTTGAGAAATATGGGTATTGTTTTTATAAATGGCCTGGGCGTGTTTTAGGACCGGATCTCGGCGGGCTGCTTGAACCTGATGAATAA
- a CDS encoding BMP family lipoprotein yields MDRAKKNCFLMIIVFVTALLCSSLSAVCFANSTVVGFITDGSNLDDDSFNSITLVGLRMLQKDYGIEKEIRCGGFTAESFLNELNSLLAKKIKIIVVNTTIHRDLIAGAIKDHPDVIFILNEIIVDGYPNASSIKFDQKEGSCLVGALCAWQSKTGKIGFIGGNESPSILDFLCGFKEGVRFAGKKCDIDIKFIRSGMSIEGFEDPQRGNELAKEMYDSGVDIIYSVAGLSGNGIIYAAQQSGKYVVGVDSDQDYIAKGTVLTSMRKRLDLVVYHEVESVLIGKFKPGVKQYGLQNGGVALSNMDYTRCLIPEIIRDRLKNLERLLKSGKITFNCSEK; encoded by the coding sequence ATGGACAGAGCTAAAAAGAATTGCTTTCTCATGATCATTGTATTTGTGACTGCATTATTATGCAGTTCCTTATCAGCTGTTTGTTTTGCAAATTCGACTGTAGTCGGTTTTATCACAGATGGATCTAATCTGGATGATGATTCGTTCAACAGTATCACTTTAGTCGGGTTGAGGATGTTGCAAAAGGATTATGGAATTGAAAAAGAAATTCGTTGCGGCGGATTTACCGCTGAATCTTTTTTGAATGAACTTAATTCCTTACTTGCTAAGAAAATAAAGATAATTGTTGTCAACACGACAATTCATCGTGACCTTATTGCCGGCGCAATCAAAGATCATCCAGATGTTATTTTTATTTTGAATGAAATTATTGTAGACGGTTACCCCAATGCGTCCTCTATCAAATTTGATCAGAAAGAAGGGTCATGTCTGGTTGGTGCACTTTGTGCGTGGCAAAGTAAAACCGGGAAAATCGGGTTTATCGGCGGCAATGAATCTCCGTCTATTTTGGATTTTTTGTGCGGGTTTAAGGAGGGTGTTCGGTTTGCGGGTAAAAAATGTGATATTGATATCAAATTTATCCGGAGCGGAATGTCTATAGAGGGATTTGAAGATCCTCAGCGCGGAAATGAGCTTGCCAAGGAAATGTATGATTCGGGTGTGGATATTATTTATTCAGTCGCAGGACTTTCTGGCAACGGAATAATTTATGCTGCGCAGCAATCAGGAAAGTATGTGGTCGGCGTTGATTCTGATCAGGATTACATTGCTAAAGGAACGGTTCTTACAAGTATGAGGAAACGTCTTGATTTGGTCGTTTATCATGAAGTCGAGTCGGTCCTGATTGGTAAATTTAAGCCAGGAGTGAAGCAGTATGGCTTGCAAAACGGCGGAGTTGCTCTTTCAAATATGGACTATACAAGATGTCTTATTCCTGAAATAATCAGAGATAGGCTGAAAAATCTGGAGCGACTGTTAAAATCCGGAAAGATTACTTTTAACTGCTCTGAAAAATAA
- a CDS encoding response regulator yields MLKISKISYGITFGVLLIMTVVLVPLGFFVANRQYDHSVKALYSRGEGITSFVAFASSEAIIKYQFYRLDELTRGACATKEVIYCAIYQPDGSIYSESGKIPSEPADKFLRIEKRILKDGDLLGSVRIEMLTDFADINDRTAKQNFLLIFLSSLFIVGCSINFFLGKFFINPIVKLSKQAVDIGQNKFGKLKQMERSDEIGALALALNDASDRFSRLNSELEELVAERTLELSETNIKLNEENKERIRVQNNLTAVLDELSFAVRELEKAKEKAEKASHFKSEFLAMISHEIRTPMNAILGMGELLIETGLDSEQMGYVEIFRGSGELLLKIINDILDFVQIESGQLDLDPVPFNPSRDVQSVCKSVAHSAHARDIEIICDVDADVPLQVVGDPVRVRQILMNIVSNAVKFTFSGEVEVSLSLQSSSENHDQLLYTVRDTGIGISEGKSSTIFDSFVQANSSTSRVHGGTGLGLAIASRLAGLMDGKIWFESTRGQGSIFYLSIPFRKFVSETELGVVDFSGTKVLLVDDNNTVREVLARRLHDLGVSVSVAINGAEGRDYLKGAHDRSEQYDLILIDSEMPDMPGVDFLTEVKQNGWLHGLVAIMFSASCTEDDRSSVRAVGADFTLIKPVFDVDLVRCLSRVVVPDSKEDEEFCPVLKVLLVEDNEDHRNILELFIKDTGMDVTSVADGLRAVQLFAERKYDLVFMDLNLPVLSGLEAVVKMREIEGAGGRGRTRIIALAAHVLGNSQAESLTAGCDGFISKPVKRDTIRSIVMDVAAGQDFSEEFKVSK; encoded by the coding sequence ATGTTGAAAATCTCTAAAATAAGTTACGGAATTACTTTTGGCGTGTTGCTGATTATGACAGTGGTCTTAGTCCCTTTAGGCTTTTTCGTAGCAAATCGGCAATATGATCATTCTGTTAAAGCTCTTTACTCAAGAGGCGAAGGGATAACTTCTTTTGTGGCTTTTGCAAGTAGCGAAGCAATCATAAAATATCAATTTTACAGGCTGGATGAACTTACGCGTGGAGCTTGCGCTACTAAAGAAGTTATTTACTGTGCTATTTATCAGCCTGACGGATCGATTTACAGCGAATCAGGAAAAATTCCTTCAGAACCTGCCGATAAGTTTTTAAGAATTGAAAAGCGTATTTTAAAAGACGGTGATCTGCTCGGGTCGGTCCGTATTGAAATGCTGACTGATTTCGCAGATATAAATGACCGTACTGCCAAGCAAAATTTTCTCCTCATTTTCCTGTCATCTCTTTTTATCGTCGGCTGCAGTATCAATTTCTTTTTAGGTAAATTTTTTATTAATCCGATAGTTAAATTATCTAAGCAGGCAGTTGATATAGGGCAGAATAAATTTGGTAAGCTCAAACAGATGGAGCGTTCTGACGAAATCGGAGCTCTTGCTTTAGCTTTGAATGATGCAAGTGATAGATTTTCACGGCTCAATTCTGAACTTGAAGAATTGGTGGCTGAGAGAACTCTGGAGCTTAGTGAAACTAATATTAAGCTGAACGAAGAAAATAAAGAGCGTATACGGGTTCAGAATAATTTGACAGCAGTTCTGGATGAACTTTCGTTTGCTGTTCGTGAACTTGAGAAGGCAAAAGAAAAAGCCGAAAAAGCAAGTCATTTTAAAAGTGAATTTCTTGCCATGATAAGTCACGAGATACGGACTCCTATGAATGCCATTTTAGGAATGGGAGAGTTGCTCATTGAGACAGGGCTTGACTCTGAGCAGATGGGGTACGTCGAAATATTCAGAGGGTCAGGTGAACTGCTACTAAAAATTATCAATGATATTCTGGATTTTGTCCAAATAGAATCAGGACAGTTAGACCTAGATCCCGTCCCTTTTAACCCCTCACGTGATGTTCAGAGCGTATGTAAAAGTGTCGCCCATTCCGCTCATGCCAGAGACATTGAAATTATTTGCGATGTTGACGCGGATGTTCCTCTTCAAGTTGTCGGAGACCCTGTCAGAGTACGGCAGATACTGATGAATATTGTATCCAATGCGGTTAAATTCACCTTCAGCGGGGAAGTTGAAGTCAGTCTCAGTCTTCAAAGTTCTAGTGAAAATCATGACCAGCTTCTCTACACAGTAAGAGATACGGGAATAGGAATTTCTGAAGGGAAAAGCAGCACTATCTTTGACAGTTTCGTTCAGGCTAACAGTTCAACCAGCCGTGTACATGGAGGGACAGGACTCGGTCTTGCTATTGCATCTCGTCTTGCCGGGTTGATGGATGGTAAAATCTGGTTTGAAAGCACGCGCGGACAGGGAAGTATTTTTTATCTTTCAATTCCATTTAGAAAATTTGTTTCTGAAACTGAACTCGGGGTGGTTGATTTTTCAGGAACTAAAGTTTTGCTTGTTGATGATAATAATACTGTACGGGAAGTTCTTGCACGCAGGCTTCATGATCTCGGTGTTTCGGTTTCTGTAGCAATAAATGGGGCAGAAGGTCGGGATTATTTGAAAGGGGCTCATGATCGCAGTGAACAGTATGATTTGATTCTTATTGATAGCGAAATGCCGGATATGCCCGGTGTAGATTTTCTTACTGAAGTCAAGCAGAACGGGTGGCTTCATGGACTTGTCGCAATAATGTTTTCGGCTAGCTGTACGGAAGATGACCGCAGCTCCGTCAGAGCCGTAGGTGCTGATTTCACCCTGATTAAACCTGTATTCGATGTAGACCTTGTCCGATGTCTGTCCAGAGTCGTTGTGCCGGATAGCAAAGAAGATGAAGAATTTTGTCCCGTATTAAAAGTTTTATTAGTCGAAGATAACGAGGATCACCGTAATATTCTGGAACTGTTTATAAAAGACACAGGGATGGATGTGACGTCTGTAGCTGATGGGCTTAGAGCCGTTCAATTATTTGCGGAAAGGAAATATGATCTTGTTTTTATGGATTTGAATCTTCCGGTGCTAAGCGGGCTTGAAGCTGTAGTAAAGATGCGTGAAATAGAGGGAGCAGGAGGAAGGGGGCGAACCAGAATTATTGCGTTGGCAGCTCATGTTCTGGGCAATTCACAAGCTGAGAGCCTTACGGCCGGATGTGACGGGTTTATTTCTAAGCCGGTTAAGAGGGATACGATTCGCTCTATCGTTATGGATGTCGCAGCGGGGCAAGATTTTTCAGAAGAATTTAAAGTTTCAAAGTAA
- a CDS encoding Hpt domain-containing protein, with protein MTKRILSIDESVRSLIPHFVVHQFAELELMEKSLKDGDLDEVSRLGHSLKGAAANFSLDHLRKLGAAIQDVAKLKMTDSLAPLLAKYRVYLEELKSMQD; from the coding sequence ATGACTAAAAGAATATTAAGTATTGATGAAAGTGTGAGGTCTTTGATTCCTCATTTTGTTGTTCATCAATTTGCTGAATTGGAGCTTATGGAAAAGAGCCTAAAAGATGGCGATTTAGACGAAGTCAGCAGGTTAGGTCATAGTTTGAAAGGAGCTGCCGCAAATTTCAGTCTGGACCACCTCAGAAAGCTTGGGGCGGCTATTCAGGATGTAGCTAAGTTGAAAATGACCGATTCACTTGCTCCGCTGCTTGCCAAGTATCGTGTGTACCTTGAAGAATTGAAATCGATGCAGGATTGA